One Skermanella pratensis genomic window, GCTGTCGGACAAGGTCACCGGTCGTCACCGTGACCGGACGGCGGTTGTCTATCTTCGACAATCGACGCCGCAACAGGTTGGCCGACATCCGGAATCGACCCGCCTGCAGTACGGGCTGGTCGATCGCGCCCTTCAACTCGGCTGGGCGCGCGAGCGCATCATGGTCATCGACGAGGATCTCGGCCGCTCAGGCGGCTCAGCGGACCGGCCCGGGTTTCAGCGCCTGGTCGCCGAGGTCAGTCTCGACGGGTTGGCCTGGTGCTCGGCATCGAGATGTCCCGGCTGGCCCGCTCCTGCCGTGACTGGCACCAGCTGCTCGAAATCTGCGCCTTGGCGGGAACCTTGATCGCCGACACCGATGGCGTTTGCGACCCAGAAACTATAACGACCGGCTTCTGCTCGGGCTCAAAGGCACCATGAGCGAGGCCGAGCTGCACCTTCTGAAGAATCGGATGGACGAGGGCAAGCGGGCCAAGGCCCGGCGCGGCGAGCTGTTCCGCACCCTGCCGTGCGGCTATGTCCGCCGCCCATCGGGCGAGATCGCTCTGGATCCGGATGAGCAGGTCCAGGCCACCGTCCGCCTGGTCTTCGACCTGTTCGAACGTCACCGCAGTGTCAATGGCGTGCTGGCCTGGTGCGTCGCCCATGATGTCCGGCTGCCCTGCCGGATCCCCTCCGGCCCGGCTAGGGGCGAGCTGGAGTGGCATCGGCCCAACCGGTCCTGGTTGGGACGTATGCTGCGCAACCCAACCTATACCGGGGCATACACGTATGGACGACGGCGCGCCGCGGCGCCGCTGGATGAGTCCGCAGATAGCGATGGGTGGGAAGTGCTGCTTCGGGATCGTTGGCCATCCTATATCACGTGGGAGACCTACGAGAGGAATTGTGCGCAGGTGGCGGCGAACCGATCTCAGGGCCTAGGGGTGCCACGTGGCGGGTCAGCCTTGCTTTCCGGCCTGATCGAGTGCGGCCGGTGCGGCCAGCGCATGCTGACCCACTATATCGCCCAGGGTCCTCACATGCGCTACGAGTGCAGCCGCGGCTACCTGAACTACGGCCAGGCGCATTGCCAGTCGCTGAGTGGGCGTGCCCTGGATGCCCTGGTCAGTCGCCTGATCCTTGAGGCGCTGGAGCCCGCCACCGTCGAGGTCAGCGTGCAGCTGGCTGAGGATATCGAGCTGGAGCGGATCACGCTGCACCGGCAATGGCACCAGCGTCTGGAACGCAGCCGCTACGAGGTTGACCGGGCCCGCCGGCAATACGATCAGGTCGAGCCGGAGAACCGTCTGGTGGCGCGCACCCTGGAGCGGCAGTGGGAGGAGGCGCTGGCCAGTCAGGTACGTGTCCAGGACGACTACAGCCGTTTCCTCGAGGAACAGCCGCTCCCCCTGACACCGCTGGACTGTGCGCGGATCCGCCAGTTGGCCGAGGACGTTCCGGCACTGTGGCAGGCAGATACGACCACCCCGGCCGACCGGCAGGCCATCGCCCAACTTCTGCTCGACCGTGTAGTGGTCACAGTCGAGGGCGACAGCGAAAGGGTGTCCGTAACCTGCCACTGGGCCGGCGGAACCTGTACCGGACATGAACTGCAGCGGCCAGTCCGGCGGCTCGAGCAGCTCAGCTACTTCGAAACCTTGAAGGAGCGCCTTGGTACTCTCGACAATGCCGGCCTGACGGCGGCCGAGATCGCGGCGCGCCTGAATGCCGAAGGCTGGCGCCCGGCCAAGCGCAGCGAGACCTTCAACGCCATGATGGTGAACGAGCTTCTCCATCGGGTCGGCGTGCCCCGGCAGGCGCGCCGCTCTCCCGCACTCCGGGTGACCCGCCAGGATCCTGCGGAATTGACTTTCCAGGAGTTGGCTCAGGTCCTGGAGATGCCGATCCAGACCTTGTACTGCTGGCTGCGCCAAGGTCTGCTGACGGGTCGCCTGGCGACGGTCGGCCGGCAGCATCTGTGGCTCATCAAGGCCGACGAAGCCGAGATCGAGCGATTGCGTCAGGTCCGCCTCATTACGTGAAAGCCAGGACGGCAATCCTACCACTCCATAGAAGAGGCTTGAGACGCATTATGGTGCAGCAATCTCGAGGACTGGAAGCCGTCTCCATCGCGAATGATCTCCTCGCGCATCAGGGCGGAAATCAGTGCGCTGGGCGTGATGGCGGAAGATTCGACCTTCAGCGATCGACACGCCTACTGGAAATACTACCAGGAACTTCTGGCGGCTGATATTTCCGGCGACACCGGCGACAGCCATCGCAGGACGTTGATCGAGGCTCACGCGGCCCGCCACACCGAACGCCTGCTGGACAAGGTTGGAGCCAAGGCCGTCGATTTCGGACTCAAGCTCGTCAAATGCGATCCAAGTTCCTTGAACCCGAGCGCCGAAGGCTTTGCTTCCCACTACGAGGTCGGTGCTCCGGCCGAGGGCGAACCGGACGTCGCGCTTAGAGCGTCTAACAAAACCTTGATGAGAGGCTGGCGCCGCCTATCTGAAGGGCATGGCGAAACCCCTTGTCAGCGATGAGCTGTGGGCGGTCGTGGCGCCGCTGTTGCCGTCCCGTCCGCCCCGTCCGAAAGGTGGTCGGCCGCCGGTCGATGACCGGGCGGCGCTGACCGGCATCCTGTTCGTGTTGAAAAGTGGCATTCCGTGGGAGATGCTGCCGCAAGAGATGGGCTGTGGCTCGGGCATGACCTGCTGGCGGCGGTTGCGCGACTGGCAGTCCGCGGGGGTCTGGGAGACGTTGCACCACGTTCTTCTGGACCGGCTGGGCAAGGCCAACGCGATCGACTGGAGCCGGGCGGCGCTGGACAGCGCCAGCGTCCCGGCAAAAAGGGGGCCGGGAGACCGGGCCGAACCCGACCGACCGCGGCAAGCCGGGCTCCAAGCGCCACGTCGTCATCGACGCCAATGGCATCCCGTTGGCCGTGACCCTGTCGGCCGCCAACGTCCACGACAGCCGCATGCTGGAGGCCACGGTGGACGCCATCCCGGCCATTCGCCAGTGCGCCGGACGGCCCCGCCGCCGTCCCGCCAAGCTCCACGCCGACAAGGGTTATGATTTCTCCCGCTGCCGCCGCGCCTTGCGCCGGCGCGCCATCATTCCCCGCATCGCGCGCCGCGGCATCGAAAACAGCGAACGGCTCGGCCGGCACCGCTGGAAGGTCGAACGCACCTTGGCATGGTTCGCCCGATTCCGGCGGATCTCCGTGCGCTACGAACGCCGGATCGATATCTTTGCCGCCTTCAATCACCTCGCCGCAGCCCTCATCACCTTCCGCTTCGTCGAACGATGGTTATGTTAGGCACTCTTAATCACTACAATGCTTATATTTCCACTAAGCCCGTATCGGGGTGGCACCTTCATCCGGGCCATATTCTTCAGTTGGAAAACGAGCTTTGGGTCTGCGTCTCGCCCGCATGCGACTTGGTGCCAAAGCAGAAGAACCAAATCGGCATCATTGGATCCTCACGGTCGTCGACGAAACCGTTCCTCGTGGTGAAACTCCATGCCCGCCCCGCCGTTGAGCGTGCTGACGTAAATTCGAACACGATGGTCTTCCTGCTCAACGAGAAGGATCACCAGGTAACGACCTACAGCGTTTTCCCAAAAAAGGGCGAGCATGGATCGCCCATCTGGCGGATGATGTTCGCGCACAACCACGGTCAATTCAAGATAGAGGCAGACAAGACCGCCGATATGGGCCTTCAAATAGTGAGCGGTGAGTCTGGGGCGCTTGAAATCAAATCAGTAGAAGCTCGCATCGTTGCTCAGCTCCGTTATGAATACGCATTGAATCTAGTCAACAAACTGGGCGTAGAATTCACCAGAATCGGTCTCGACTTCGTCGCGCCGCCAGCCGCCGAGGAAAAGAATGATGGAACAAAAACCTGAGGGGAGCGGACAAATACAGCCGGTGTCGGCTCTTTCAAGCACTGAAGTCTCCGCGGAGCGAAGCCGAAACATGCGGGCGGTCCGCAGCGGAGACACGAAGCCTGAGATAGCTGTTCGGAAACTGCTCCATCGTCTCGGCTACCGGTTTCGGCTGCGGCGGGCGGATCTCCCGGGCAAGCCCGACATCGTGCTGCCTCGCTACAAATTGGTCGTCTTCGTGCACGGATACTTCTGGCATCGGCACGACTGCAAGCGGGCGACCATTCCAAAGACGCGAACCGACTTCTGGGAGACAAAACTTTCGGCGAATGCAGCACGCGACGCGCGAGTGCTGAAATTGCTGCAGGAACTCGGATGGCGAAGCGTGGTAATTTGGGAATGCGAGACTCGTGACCATGATCTCATTGCTGGACGTATCGCCGATGCGATTACGTCCGCAATATCTTAAATTTACGCGAAGCGGACATTCGGTTTGAGAAGGTCCCTGTTTGCCTGGACAGTTAGCTAAGCTTGGTTTGCCCATGATAAAAGATGGACCCGAAGACGGGGAAACGGAAGCAGTATTCAGGGATGCGTGCGGTCGATCATCGCGCGACGCTCGGCCAAGCCTACTTGCCGAGCCTCCTGACCGGAAAATCGTTCTTGACCTTCAGCGGGTCGATCCAGCGATAGAGTTCACCGACCTGGGTTTCGCTGATCTTGTCGTCACGATCGCTGCCGCTCTCGAACACGCCGGTCGCGCCGTCGAGCAGCGCCTTCTTTCAGGCATGGATCTGGCTGCGATGGATACCGTACTAACCTGCCAGTTCGCCGACCGTGCAGTCGCCCTTGATCGCCGCCAAGGCCACCTTCGCCTTGAACGTCGCGCTGTGTTTCTGCCGAGACTGCTTCACTGACTGCTCCTGCTTCTAAGCCGCAATTAGGAGCAGGACGCTCAAATACTTACCTGTCTCATTTCCGGAGTCCATCTCAGTCCGGATCAGCGGTCCTACTCCACCGTGACGCTCTTCGCCAGGTTGCGCGGCTGGTCCACGTCGGTGCCCTTGATCACCGCCGTGTGGTAGGCGAGCAGCTGCATCGGGATGGCGTAGAGGATCGGGGATACGAAGGGGTGGACGGTCGGCAGGGTTACCGTCCAGCGGACCTTGTCGCGCATGCGCTCCACGCCCGCAGCGTCCGACAGCATCAGCACCTTGCCGCCCCGGGCCGCCG contains:
- a CDS encoding IS5 family transposase (programmed frameshift); its protein translation is MAKPLVSDELWAVVAPLLPSRPPRPKGGRPPVDDRAALTGILFVLKSGIPWEMLPQEMGCGSGMTCWRRLRDWQSAGVWETLHHVLLDRLGKANAIDWSRAALDSASVPAKKGGRETGPNPTDRGKPGSKRHVVIDANGIPLAVTLSAANVHDSRMLEATVDAIPAIRQCAGRPRRRPAKLHADKGYDFSRCRRALRRRAIIPRIARRGIENSERLGRHRWKVERTLAWFARFRRISVRYERRIDIFAAFNHLAAALITFRFVERWLC
- a CDS encoding very short patch repair endonuclease; amino-acid sequence: MMEQKPEGSGQIQPVSALSSTEVSAERSRNMRAVRSGDTKPEIAVRKLLHRLGYRFRLRRADLPGKPDIVLPRYKLVVFVHGYFWHRHDCKRATIPKTRTDFWETKLSANAARDARVLKLLQELGWRSVVIWECETRDHDLIAGRIADAITSAIS
- a CDS encoding recombinase family protein, with amino-acid sequence MRPRNYNDRLLLGLKGTMSEAELHLLKNRMDEGKRAKARRGELFRTLPCGYVRRPSGEIALDPDEQVQATVRLVFDLFERHRSVNGVLAWCVAHDVRLPCRIPSGPARGELEWHRPNRSWLGRMLRNPTYTGAYTYGRRRAAAPLDESADSDGWEVLLRDRWPSYITWETYERNCAQVAANRSQGLGVPRGGSALLSGLIECGRCGQRMLTHYIAQGPHMRYECSRGYLNYGQAHCQSLSGRALDALVSRLILEALEPATVEVSVQLAEDIELERITLHRQWHQRLERSRYEVDRARRQYDQVEPENRLVARTLERQWEEALASQVRVQDDYSRFLEEQPLPLTPLDCARIRQLAEDVPALWQADTTTPADRQAIAQLLLDRVVVTVEGDSERVSVTCHWAGGTCTGHELQRPVRRLEQLSYFETLKERLGTLDNAGLTAAEIAARLNAEGWRPAKRSETFNAMMVNELLHRVGVPRQARRSPALRVTRQDPAELTFQELAQVLEMPIQTLYCWLRQGLLTGRLATVGRQHLWLIKADEAEIERLRQVRLIT
- a CDS encoding recombinase family protein: MSLAIPLSDKVTGRHRDRTAVVYLRQSTPQQVGRHPESTRLQYGLVDRALQLGWARERIMVIDEDLGRSGGSADRPGFQRLVAEVSLDGLAWCSASRCPGWPAPAVTGTSCSKSAPWREP